The sequence below is a genomic window from Halomonas halophila.
CTGGCCGGCCGGCGCCGCGTCGGTGGCGGTGGCCGACGAGCTCGAGGCCTACGGCGAGGCGCTGCAGGGCGGCCAGCTGCTGGAGCGCCGCGTGGCCCTCGACGGCGGCGAGAGCCACTGGCAGCTGGCGGCGGCCATGGGGCCGGGCGTGACGCGCGAGGCAGAAGCGGTAAGCATCCACGTCGGCCCCGCCGCGCGGCTGCTGGTCGCCGGCCTCTCGCCGGTCAGCCAGTTCTGCGTACAGTTCGGCCTGGCGCTGGGCTTCGAGGTGGTGGTGTGCGATCCGCGCCCCGAGGCCTGGGAAGGCATCGAGCTCGGCGATACCCAAGGCCACCGCGAGCTGCCGAGCGAGTTCCTGCGCCGCGAGGGGGCGCACCGCATGACGGCGGTGGTCGCCGTCACCCACGACCCGCGTCTGGACGACCTGACCATGCTCGAGGCCGTGCGCGGTGACGCCTTCTACATCGGCGTCATGGGCTCCCGGCGCACCTCGGAGAAGCGTGCCGAGCGTCTCAGGCGCAGCGGCGGCATCGACGAGGCGGCCCTCGAACGCATTCACATGCCGATCGGCCTGGATCTCGGCAGCAAGACGCCGGCCGAGATCGCCCTGGCGACGGTGAGCGACATCGTGCGGGTAATGCGCGGGAAGTGACGGACATTAAGTCCAACGAGCGCTCATCAACGAACGAGGCCCCGCTTGGCGGGGCCTTGTTCGTTCCGGCAAGAAGCCAGCGTGGCGGCGAGCACCTATCAGCTGGTGGCTTCCCGGGCCAGCGACAGAGCGTCGCCGGAAACATCGATGTGAGTCTCGGCGCTGTGGCTCAGCAGGCTGGCGCGAGCCTCCTTCATGGCCCAGCTGTCGCCATCGGCCTGGTCGACATCGACCTGCACATTCGAGGCCTGATGACTCGGCGCCGAGAGCGGCTGCTGGTTGAGTTGCAGGGCACGCTCGGAGGCGTTGTCGTGAGCCTGGGCGGCCAGCGGCAGGGCAGCGATCAGCAGAGCGGAAAGGGTCAGTTTGGTGTTCATGAAGCATCTCCTTCGAAAGGCAATGAATGTTGGATAACGGAGCGAACTCGGTCGCCTGGCGTCGTGTTAGCCAGTCGCCTGCTTGGCCAGGGTCAGCGGATCGCCGGAAACATCGATGTGAGTCTCGTCGCTGTGGCTCGGCAGGCTGGCGCGAGCCTCCTTCATGGCCCTGCTGTCGCCATTGGCCTGGTCGACATCGACCTGCACGTTCGAGGCCTGATGACTCGGCGCCGAGAGCGGCTGCTGGTTGAGTTGCAGGGCACGCTCGGAGGCGTTGTCGTGAGCCTGGGCGGCCAGCGGCAGTGCGGCGATCAGCAGGGCGGAAAGGGTCAGTTTGGTGTTCATGATGGGCCTCCTTCGGGCGCGGGATGAGGTGAAAGATGGCGTGTCCCGATGACTTGTTAGAAAGCTTACAGTTCAATATTTACGAACAAAAGCGGCTTAAATCGAAATATATTTTCGATTTAATAGAATAAAATAACGAGTGGCAGGTGCCGGCCCAGCGGGTCACGTGAACGCAGAGAGGCACGGGCGGTTACCCGTGCCTCTCTGGGTGGTGAACGGCGACGCGCCACCGCGCCATCGGAAGGTTCAGCCGTGGGACTTGCGGGCGACGATCGTCCAGGAACTCGACCCCATCACGATCCTGCCGCCCTGCTCGAAGGGCGTCAGCGCCTTGCGCAGCGCCGCCTCGATGTCGGGACGCTGCCGCTCGGCCTCCTCGCCGGCCTCGCGGAACACCTCTCCCGCCGGACCCAGCGCCAGCTGGAAACGCACCGCCTCCTCCACCGAGTCGCCCACCTCGACCGGGCCGTCGTTGCGGCCGAAACCGATGTCGGTAAAGCCGGCGATCTCGAGCTGCTGGCGGACCGTGTCGGGATCGGCCATCGAGAAGGGCCCGGGGCCACAGCTGCGCGCGTTGTCACCGGGAGGCGGCAGGAAGTCGAGCACCACCTCCTTCGGCAGCCCCAACCAGGGATTGTCGGCGATATCGCGCCAGACGATGAACACCAGCTCCCCGCCGGGCTTCAGGGCCTGGAAGACGTTGCGCATGGCGGGGACCGGATGCTCGAAGAACATCATGCCGAAGCGCGAGAAGCACAGGTCGAAGTGCGCGGCGAAGGCGTAGTGCTCGACGTCGGCGGCCTCGAAGCGCACGTTGCGAACACCGGCTTCCTCGGCGCGACGCCGTGCGTCCTCGAGAAAGGCGTCGACGCAGTCGATGCCCAGCACCTCGCCCTCGGGGCCGGTCATTCGCGCAAGCTGAATGGCGGTATCGCCCCAGCCGCAACCCACGTCGAGAACGCGCGAGCCGGGGGACAGCTCCAGCTCCTCGAGGGCCACCCGGCTGTGGTAGCTGAGGCCATTCATCAGGATGTGCTGGTAGCGGTTGAACTTGTCGGCCAGCGTATCGTTCCAGAAGGCGACGTAGTCGCTGGGCGAGGACATTCCGGCCGACGGCGGGGATGGGGAGGATGAGGAGGGAAAAGCGGAAGGCGTGCTCATGACGGTCTCCCTTGGCGTGCCGGGTGGCACGTCCGAAGAACAGGAACCGCATGTCGGCAGGAGACCGTCCCTATCGCCCCTGTCGGCATCGCGGGGCTCGTTCTCTTAGTTCTAGCAGGTGCGCGTTATATGAGCAGGCTCGGCGGTCGGCCCCGAGGCGAACGCCCGGTGACACACGCAAGCGCCCTCCCGGAATCGGGAGGACGCGGAGACCGTGCGCCGACGTTCAGCTCAGGTGGTGAACTTCCTGCAGGCCATAGACGGGCGTGGGGATGCCCTCCAGCCGGGCCTTGAGCTGCAGTGCCAGGTACTGGGAGTAGTGGCGGGACTGGTGCAGGTTGCCGCCGTGGAACCACAGCGCCTGCTGCTGGGTCGGCTTCCACATGTTGCGCAGTTCGCCCTCCCAGGGGCCCGGATCCTTGGGCGTGTCGGAGCCCATGCCCCAGCACTTGCCGACCTTGTCGGCGACGTCCTGGGAGATGATCCGCGCCGCCCAGCCGTTCATCGAGCCGTAGCCGGTGGCGTAGACGATCAGGTCCGCGGGCAGCTCCGAGCCGTCGGTCAGGGTCACCGAGTGCGGGTTGATGCGCTCGATGCTCACACCGCTGCGCAGCTTGATGTCGCCGTTGGCCACCAGATCACAGGCGCCCACGTCGATGTAGTAGCCGGAGCCGCGACGCAGATACTTCAGGAACAGGCCGGAGTCGTCGGCGCCGAAGTCGAGCAGGAAGCCGGCCGCCTCGAGCCGGCGATAGAAGTCGGCGTCGCGCTCGCGGATGGCGTCGAAGGCAGCGCGCTGGAAGTCCGGCAGCACCTTGTAGGGGATCGAGGCGAAGATCAGGTCGGCCTTGTGATGATCGATGCCGTTCTGCAGCGCCTGCTCGGAGTAGAGCGGCCCCAGCGCCTCCTCCATCAGCGAGTCGGACTTCACCACGTGGGTGGAGGAGCGCTGCAGCATGGTCACGTCGGCGTCGTGCTCCCACAGCGCCGCACAGATGTCATGGGCGGAGTTGTTGGAGCCCACCACCACGACCTTCTTGCCGCGATAGGCATCCGGCCCCGGGTGCTGGCTGGAATGCTGCTGCTCGCCCTCGAAGGTCTCGGCACCGGGGAACTGCGGCACGTTGGGCATGCCGGACATGCCGGTGGCCAGCACCAGCTGCTTCGGCCGCAGGGTCACCC
It includes:
- a CDS encoding NAD(P)/FAD-dependent oxidoreductase, with product MTARTPTQIARQWLDDFDAALTQRDIARVLSLFSEECYWRDLIAFTWNLKTLEGPDEIQSMLDATLDRVAPSNWQLDGEASEAAGVVEAWFTFETAEARGKGLLRLKDGRCWTLLTAMRELKDFPEPSGLKRPKGAEHGANKQRETWLEARQREEAELGYQRQPYCVIIGGGQGGIGLAARLRQMNVPTIVIEKNPRAGDSWRNRYKSLCLHDPVWYDHMPYIPFPDNWPVFAPKDKVGDWLEMYTKVMELNYWSSTECESARFDEASGEWVVEVNRDGERVTLRPKQLVLATGMSGMPNVPQFPGAETFEGEQQHSSQHPGPDAYRGKKVVVVGSNNSAHDICAALWEHDADVTMLQRSSTHVVKSDSLMEEALGPLYSEQALQNGIDHHKADLIFASIPYKVLPDFQRAAFDAIRERDADFYRRLEAAGFLLDFGADDSGLFLKYLRRGSGYYIDVGACDLVANGDIKLRSGVSIERINPHSVTLTDGSELPADLIVYATGYGSMNGWAARIISQDVADKVGKCWGMGSDTPKDPGPWEGELRNMWKPTQQQALWFHGGNLHQSRHYSQYLALQLKARLEGIPTPVYGLQEVHHLS
- a CDS encoding class I SAM-dependent methyltransferase, with amino-acid sequence MSSPSDYVAFWNDTLADKFNRYQHILMNGLSYHSRVALEELELSPGSRVLDVGCGWGDTAIQLARMTGPEGEVLGIDCVDAFLEDARRRAEEAGVRNVRFEAADVEHYAFAAHFDLCFSRFGMMFFEHPVPAMRNVFQALKPGGELVFIVWRDIADNPWLGLPKEVVLDFLPPPGDNARSCGPGPFSMADPDTVRQQLEIAGFTDIGFGRNDGPVEVGDSVEEAVRFQLALGPAGEVFREAGEEAERQRPDIEAALRKALTPFEQGGRIVMGSSSWTIVARKSHG
- a CDS encoding XdhC family protein; the protein is MRALDVDVVEAARRWHAEGHDLWWCTVLSTFGSAPREPGALLVARADGRHVGSLSGGCVEEDFLERLAAGDFRAPAQVIAYGNGPDALHGSRVSLPCEGRLEVLIEHWPAGAASVAVADELEAYGEALQGGQLLERRVALDGGESHWQLAAAMGPGVTREAEAVSIHVGPAARLLVAGLSPVSQFCVQFGLALGFEVVVCDPRPEAWEGIELGDTQGHRELPSEFLRREGAHRMTAVVAVTHDPRLDDLTMLEAVRGDAFYIGVMGSRRTSEKRAERLRRSGGIDEAALERIHMPIGLDLGSKTPAEIALATVSDIVRVMRGK